The following nucleotide sequence is from Nitrospira sp..
TTTGGCTCGGCACCCAGGCGCTGGATATCGGTGCGATGACGGTGTTCTTCTATTGCTTCCGAGACCGCGAGATCTTGCTCGATTGGTTCGATGAACTGTGCGGCGCTCGTTTGACGACGAGCTGGTATCGCATCGGCGGCGTCGAACGTGACTTTACGCCGTCTCTCTTCGCAAAGCTCAAGCAATTTTTGGACTACTTTCCCCCGAAGATCGATGAATATGTGATCTTCCTGGAGAAAAATCGCATTTGGCTCGCTCGCACAAAAGGCGTCGCGGTGATTTCGGCGGAAGACGCCTTGAGTTTTGGCCTCAGCGGCCCCACACTCCGCGGGTCTGGCGTGGATTACGACCTCCGAAAATACGAACCCTATTCGGCCTATCCGAAATGCGAATTCAGCGTCCCGGTTGGAAAGAACGGCGATACGTACGACCGGTACTGGATCCGCATTCAGGAAATGTACGAGAGCGTCAAGATCATCCGCCAGTGCCTGGAGCAGATCCAGGATGGTCCGATCATGGCGGACGTACCGAGCGTGACGTTTCCCCCGAAAGAACGCGTCTTCACCAATTTGGAATCGATGATTCAGCAGTTCAAGTTGTTCTCTCAAGGGTTCAACGCCCCTCCGGGCGAGATCTACTGCGGCACGGAGGCCCACAAAGGCGAGTTGGGGTTTTATATCGTCAGCACGGGCGGAGGGAAACCTTACCGTCTCAAGATACGTGCACCGTCATTCATTCACATGGGCGCATTCGATCACATGTCTCGTGGCTACATGATCGCCGACGCGATCACGATCTTCGGTACCTACGACATCGTGATGGGAGAGTGTGACCGGTGAGGATTACGATTACGCCTGAGTTGAGGTAACGCGATGGGTCTGAAACCAGCGACAAATCCTGACGTTGAAGCCGCCACGATCGAATTGTCGATCGATGGGCGGACTGTTACGGCCAAGGACGGGGTGTCGCTCTACGACGTGATCGCCAACACCGGCAAGATCATCCCTGCCATGTGCTACCACTATACCTTTGATCCCTTCGGCTCGTGCGGCATGTGCCTGGTCATGCAGGAAGGCAAAAAGGCGCCGGTGCGATCCTGCACCGCCAAGGCGACCGCCGGCATGATTATCCGTACCGAAGGCGACGACCTCTTCGCCGCGCGGAAAAAAGCGGTCGAGAAGCATCTGTCGGTGCACCCGCTGGACTGCCCCGTTTGCGATGCAGACGGTCACTGCGAACTGCAGGACATGGCCTTCCAGCACGGCGTGACCAACCTCGCCAACGCGAAGCAAAAGTTCATTCCCGAAGACACCCGTAGCCTGGTCCTCGACTTCAACATGAACCGATGCATCGCCTGCGCCGAGTGCATCAACGTCTGTAAAGACGTGCTGATGATCGATGCCCTTCAGTTCATGAAAAAGGGTGGCTTCAACCAGGTCGTAGCCAAGGGGGACCAACCCCTGGTCTGCGAATTCTGCGGCGACTGCTTGGCCGTGTGTCCCGTCGGGGCCATTACAAACAAGTATTCGAAATATCTCTACAAACCCTGGCAGATGAAAAAGACGACGACCACCTGCAATTATTGCGGGGACGGCTGCCAGATGTATCTGGAAACGAAAGACACGGAAGTGGTCCGCGTCACCTCGCCGCTATCGTGGAAGAATAAGTGGGGCGACCGGGCAGAAACGGCCAAAGGCCACGGCGGGCTCTGTGTGCGCGGCCGATTCGGCTTCCAATACATCGACAGCGAGCAGCGGCTTCGACAGCCATTAGTCCGCAAGGGTGACCGCCTGACCGAAACGCCGTGGCTGGAAACCATGTACACCGTGGTCGATCGGCTATCCGAAATTCTCCGCAAGCATGGTCCCGAATCAATCGCCGGGCTCATCACGGCCCGCTGCACCAACGAAGAACTCTACCTCTTCCAAAAGCTGATGCGGGCCGGCTTCCGCACCAATCAGCTCGACAGCAGCGCCCGTTATGGGCACCTGAACTACGTGCACGCCGTCCGCCACGCCGTCGGGGTCGGTCGGCCGCTGAATGACTGGGAGGACCTCACGAAAGCCAAGGCCATCCTGGTGATCGGATCGAATATCACCGAAACCAATCCATTGACCTCCGTCCGCATCAAGGAGGCCATCCGGGTCTACAGCGCTCAGGTCATCGTCGCGGATTCGGCCAACACCAATATCGCGCAACTTGCCTCTCACCCTCTGTTGATCAAGCCGGATACGGAGTCGCTGCTGATCGACGGCTTGTTGAAGGCGGTCATCGAACAGGATCTTGTCGATGAAGGCAGCGCCGCGAAACATCCCGAAGCCTTTGCGGCCTTGAAGCAGGCCGCGACCAAGATCTCCATGGAACAGGTCGCGGCTCAGACCGGTATTTCTGGCGAGCAGATTCGTGAAGTGGCCACGATTTTTGCCGAAGCACCACGGGCCATCGCGCTGTGCGCAGAGGGCATCGTCCGTCGTCCGCACGGCTACCGGAACGTACTCAAACTCCTGGACCTAGCCTGGGTCACCGGAAAATTGGGGCAGCCAGGCAGTGGCGTCACCACCGTGACCGAGGAGATCAATGAACAGGGTGCGGTGGACATGGGTGTCGCGCCGGAGTTCCTCCCGGGACAAGCCCGATTCGATGATCCCGGTGCCCGCGAACGATTCGGAAAAGCCTGGGATATCACTCTCCCCACCAACGTCCACAGCGCCAACCTCCTGGAAATCTTGGCGCGGATCAGAAGCGGACAGATCAAGGCGTTGTATGTGATCGGAGAAAATCCGCTGGCGACCCTTCCCGCTTCTTTGAACGTGCGGGCCGCGCTCGAACAGTTGCAACTCCTGATTGTTCAAGATCCTTTCCTCACGGAAACCGGCCAGCTGGCGCACGTCGTGCTGCCTGCCGCCACCTATGCGGAAAAGGATGGCACCTTTACCAATTTCGAAGGCAAGGTCTTACGCATCCGCCAGGCGCTCGACCCCATCGGAGAGAGTTTGCCCGACTGGCACATCATGACGTCCTTGGCCAACGGATTGGGGTACGAATGGGCCTATGAATCCCCGCAGGACGTGCAGAACGAAATCATGCGCTTGCTGCCTGGGTATTATAATTTGGGCCAGCCCCGGCGCATCGCACCATCGCCCGATGCCTATCTGTCGAATGGATATGCAGTCGAAGTCGCCGGCCGATATGCCGCCGGCTCCCAATCAGCGGATTCAGCCAGACCGTTCACTCTGCTGATGGGACAACTCCTGTACCATTCCGGCAAGATGTCGACTCGCGCCTCAGGCCTCATCAACATCGAACCGAATCACGGCAAACTCCGTATGAACCCGGCGGACCTTGAGCAACTCGGGCTCACTGAGGCCTCGACGGTACGGGTCAGTTCCCAACAGGGCTCCGTCCAGCTGGGCGTGAAGGCGGACCCTGACGTGATGCGAGGCACTTGCTTCTTCCCAGAACATTTTAACGAGCCGCCCGTCAAGGATGTGATGGCCGTCGACGTCGATTCCACGACGGGAGTTCCGTCCTTCAAGTCAACGCGCGTGAATATTGAAAAGGTCGGCGCGTAGGAGTAAGCTCGTCCGTCTTTTTGAGGTCGTCAGAGGTGAAGGGCATGAATGTCGGAGACTTGGCCAAGAAGGTGCTGCAGGCGGCCCTGTTTTATGAAATTTGGGACGCTATGAAAGTGACCTTCAAGCACATGTTCCATAAGCCGATCACGTTCCAGTACCCGCGAGAACAGCGGACGATTCCCGACGGCCACCGCGGGGCACTGGGCCTGCTTCGCTACGACGACGGCCGCGAGCGTTGTGTGGGCTGTGACCTCTGTGAAGCCGCCTGCCCGTCCCGCTGCATCAAAGTCATCAGCAACGAAGATGCCGACCGGCCCCTGCAACGGTACGCCACGGAATTCTATATCGACATCACCAAGTGCGTGTTCTGCGGCTATTGTGTCGAAGCCTGCCCGGTGAACGCACTGGCGATGACGAAAATGTATGAATATTCGACGCACGACAAGCGCACCCTCCTATTCGACAAGAAACGCCTCTACGAGATCGGTGAACGCCATCTCGCGGACGCGAAAAAATATCTGTATACCCATAATCAAGAAAAAAATTCGGACGAGAGCCGGGAGTATCGCTACTACTTTCCCCAGTCGGTGCTCAAGCCCACACAGTCACAACCCAAACATCTAAGCTGACCGAACCGTTATGGCCTTTGTGTTTTTCGGGTATTTCGCAGTGGTAAGTATTGTCGCGGGCATCCTGACCGTGACGCTGAAGAATCCGGTCCAATGCGGCCTGGCCCTCCTCGCGCTGTTGCTGCACGTATCCGGCCTCTTTGTCATGTTGAATGCTGAGTTCTTGTGGGCCGTGCAAGTCATCGTATACGCCGGCGCCATTCTCGTGCTCTATCTATTCGTCCTGATGCTGTTGAACCTCAAAACCGACGACCGGTATTTCCACGCCAAGGCGCCGTACATGCTGGCACCGGCGGTCATCGGCCTGCTGTATCTCGTCTTCCTTCTGCTGCAGTCTCCGCTCAGCGGAGCCAAGGGTGACACTACGGCAGCGGCCATCCTGCAGGACGGGGACGCCCATGCGGTCGGCATCAAGATGTTCAGCGAATACCTCCTCCAATTCGAAATCATCGGAGTATTCCTCACAGCGGCCATCATCGGCGCCATCGTGCTGGCCAAAACTCCCAAGCCCATCGAAACGAGGCGTGACGGATGATTCCACTATCCGCATACGTCGTGGTCAGCACCGTGCTGTTCGCCACCGGCCTGCTCGGAGTGCTCATCCGCCGCAACTTCATCATTGTGTTGATGTCGGTCGAGATCATGCTGAACGCCGCCAACATTAACCTGGTCGCCTTTTCCCATTATCTGGAGTCCATGCAGGGCCAAATTGTCGCGCTGTTCATCATCGCCATCGCGGCGGGCGAAGCGGCCATCGGTCTGGCCATCATCATCGTGGTCTTCCGCGGGAAGATCTCGACCAATGTCGACGAAATGAATTTACTGAAGTGGTAACGTGTCGGACTCTATCGATCTCATCGTCAAACTGATCCCCGTGTTCCCATTGATGGCCGTTCTCGTGAACGGCCTCTTCGGACATCGTTATTCCCACGACTTGGCGCATCGCTTCGCCTGGGGCTCCGTGCTGATGTCCTTCCTCTGCGTCCTGGCGGTTTTTACCGACGTCCTGAAGACCGGGGCCGCACGGGAGGTGGTGGCCTACAAGTGGATCTTCGGCGGGGACCTGACGATCAACCTGGCTTTTTTGATTGATCCGCTGACCTGCATCATGTTGCTGGTCATCACAGGAGTGGGCTTCCTCATCCATGTCTATTCCGTGGGCTATATGCACGGGGAGTCGGGCTTCACTCGATTCTTCGTCTACATGAACCTCTTCATGGTCTCAATGTTGTTGCTGGTCATGGGCAACAACTACGTCGTCCTGTTCATCGGCTGGGAGGGCGTCGGCCTCTGTTCGTACCTGCTCATCGGCTACTACTACGACAAGGTGTCAGCCGCCAAGGCGGCCACGAAGGCCTTCGTGGTCAACCGTATCGGTGACGCGGGATTTCTCCTGGCAATCTTCCTCGTGTTCATGAATTTCCGCACGCTCGACTATACGCAGGTCATGCAGAACGCCTCACAGCTTTCTCCTGGTATGGCTACGGCCATCGCCCTTTGCCTGTTGGTCGGCGCCGTCGGAAAATCGGCCCAGCTGCCCCTCTACACCTGGTTGCCCGACGCCATGGAGGGCCCCACACCGGTCAGCGCGCTCATCCATGCCGCCACCATGGTCACGGCCGGCGTCTACATGATCGTCCGTAACCACGTCATTTTCGACATGTCCCCCGTCGCCATGACGACCGTCGCATGGATCGGAGGCCTCACCGCCCTGTTCGCCGCCACCATCGGCTTGGTCCAGACCGACATCAAGCGGGTACTGGCCTATTCCACCGTCAGTCAGCTCGGATACATGTTCCTTGGCTGCGGCATCGGGGCCTATACGGCGGCTGTCTTCCACCTCATGACGCATGCCTTTTTCAAGGCGCTCCTGTTCCTCTCGGCCGGTTCCGTGATCCATGCCCTCTCCGGCGAGCAGGACATTCGGAAAATGGGGGCCTTGAAATCGAAGATTCCTTGGACTCACACCCTGTTCCTCATCGGCACGATCGCCATTGCCGGGATCCCGCCCTTGGCAGGCTTCTGGAGCAAGGACGAAATCATGGGCCATGCCTTCGTCCACCATCACTATGTCCTCTATGGGATGGCCGCCGTCGGCGCGTTCCTGACATCCTTCTATATGTTCCGGCTGACGTACCTCACGTTTTACGGCACATCCCGCTTGGACCACCACACCGCTCACCACGTGCATGAATCTCCGATGGTGATGATCGGCCCCTTGGTCGTCCTCGGCACCCTATCCGTCATCGGCGGATTCCCCGGTGTCCCGCCTGAAAACGGATGGTTCCACCACTTCCTGCATCCGGTGGCGGGGGTGGCAGGAGAAGAACATGGGGTCGCGCCGGCCCTGCTCTTTGGATTGATGGGAACGGCTACGGCCATCGCCCTGTTGGGTTGGGGATTGGCGCATTACTTCTACAGCGGACACTCCACCGCAGCCGACGCTTTGGCCCAGAAGATGCCGGGTCTCTACACGACATTGCTGAACAAATACTATGTGGATGAGCTGTACGACGCCGTCTTCGTGGAGCCGATCAAGCGTCTGGGACAACTCTGGGATTGGTTCGACCGGACCGTCATCGACGGTGTCGTTCGCGCCGTGGACCGAGGCGCGGATCTCAGTTCCGCCGCCATTACCTGGACCGAAAAATACGTCATCTATGGCGGCCTCAATGTAATCGGGTACGCAAACCACCTGTTGGCACGATCCTGGCGCCGCCTGCAAACCGGCATG
It contains:
- a CDS encoding molybdopterin-dependent oxidoreductase; amino-acid sequence: MGLKPATNPDVEAATIELSIDGRTVTAKDGVSLYDVIANTGKIIPAMCYHYTFDPFGSCGMCLVMQEGKKAPVRSCTAKATAGMIIRTEGDDLFAARKKAVEKHLSVHPLDCPVCDADGHCELQDMAFQHGVTNLANAKQKFIPEDTRSLVLDFNMNRCIACAECINVCKDVLMIDALQFMKKGGFNQVVAKGDQPLVCEFCGDCLAVCPVGAITNKYSKYLYKPWQMKKTTTTCNYCGDGCQMYLETKDTEVVRVTSPLSWKNKWGDRAETAKGHGGLCVRGRFGFQYIDSEQRLRQPLVRKGDRLTETPWLETMYTVVDRLSEILRKHGPESIAGLITARCTNEELYLFQKLMRAGFRTNQLDSSARYGHLNYVHAVRHAVGVGRPLNDWEDLTKAKAILVIGSNITETNPLTSVRIKEAIRVYSAQVIVADSANTNIAQLASHPLLIKPDTESLLIDGLLKAVIEQDLVDEGSAAKHPEAFAALKQAATKISMEQVAAQTGISGEQIREVATIFAEAPRAIALCAEGIVRRPHGYRNVLKLLDLAWVTGKLGQPGSGVTTVTEEINEQGAVDMGVAPEFLPGQARFDDPGARERFGKAWDITLPTNVHSANLLEILARIRSGQIKALYVIGENPLATLPASLNVRAALEQLQLLIVQDPFLTETGQLAHVVLPAATYAEKDGTFTNFEGKVLRIRQALDPIGESLPDWHIMTSLANGLGYEWAYESPQDVQNEIMRLLPGYYNLGQPRRIAPSPDAYLSNGYAVEVAGRYAAGSQSADSARPFTLLMGQLLYHSGKMSTRASGLINIEPNHGKLRMNPADLEQLGLTEASTVRVSSQQGSVQLGVKADPDVMRGTCFFPEHFNEPPVKDVMAVDVDSTTGVPSFKSTRVNIEKVGA
- the nuoI gene encoding NADH-quinone oxidoreductase subunit NuoI; translation: MNVGDLAKKVLQAALFYEIWDAMKVTFKHMFHKPITFQYPREQRTIPDGHRGALGLLRYDDGRERCVGCDLCEAACPSRCIKVISNEDADRPLQRYATEFYIDITKCVFCGYCVEACPVNALAMTKMYEYSTHDKRTLLFDKKRLYEIGERHLADAKKYLYTHNQEKNSDESREYRYYFPQSVLKPTQSQPKHLS
- the nuoK gene encoding NADH-quinone oxidoreductase subunit NuoK, coding for MIPLSAYVVVSTVLFATGLLGVLIRRNFIIVLMSVEIMLNAANINLVAFSHYLESMQGQIVALFIIAIAAGEAAIGLAIIIVVFRGKISTNVDEMNLLKW
- a CDS encoding NADH-quinone oxidoreductase subunit J produces the protein MAFVFFGYFAVVSIVAGILTVTLKNPVQCGLALLALLLHVSGLFVMLNAEFLWAVQVIVYAGAILVLYLFVLMLLNLKTDDRYFHAKAPYMLAPAVIGLLYLVFLLLQSPLSGAKGDTTAAAILQDGDAHAVGIKMFSEYLLQFEIIGVFLTAAIIGAIVLAKTPKPIETRRDG
- the nuoD gene encoding NADH dehydrogenase (quinone) subunit D translates to MAQFEDQRTTIYKVDPDHPEDATLPTLRTEELLLNMGPQHPSTHGVLKVILELEGERLVKSTPVMGFLHRGVEKLAEEGTYHQFIPHTDRLDYVCAMYNNFAYCRAVEKLMNVTVPERAEYLRTIVAEVQRIIGHQFWLGTQALDIGAMTVFFYCFRDREILLDWFDELCGARLTTSWYRIGGVERDFTPSLFAKLKQFLDYFPPKIDEYVIFLEKNRIWLARTKGVAVISAEDALSFGLSGPTLRGSGVDYDLRKYEPYSAYPKCEFSVPVGKNGDTYDRYWIRIQEMYESVKIIRQCLEQIQDGPIMADVPSVTFPPKERVFTNLESMIQQFKLFSQGFNAPPGEIYCGTEAHKGELGFYIVSTGGGKPYRLKIRAPSFIHMGAFDHMSRGYMIADAITIFGTYDIVMGECDR
- the nuoL gene encoding NADH-quinone oxidoreductase subunit L — protein: MSDSIDLIVKLIPVFPLMAVLVNGLFGHRYSHDLAHRFAWGSVLMSFLCVLAVFTDVLKTGAAREVVAYKWIFGGDLTINLAFLIDPLTCIMLLVITGVGFLIHVYSVGYMHGESGFTRFFVYMNLFMVSMLLLVMGNNYVVLFIGWEGVGLCSYLLIGYYYDKVSAAKAATKAFVVNRIGDAGFLLAIFLVFMNFRTLDYTQVMQNASQLSPGMATAIALCLLVGAVGKSAQLPLYTWLPDAMEGPTPVSALIHAATMVTAGVYMIVRNHVIFDMSPVAMTTVAWIGGLTALFAATIGLVQTDIKRVLAYSTVSQLGYMFLGCGIGAYTAAVFHLMTHAFFKALLFLSAGSVIHALSGEQDIRKMGALKSKIPWTHTLFLIGTIAIAGIPPLAGFWSKDEIMGHAFVHHHYVLYGMAAVGAFLTSFYMFRLTYLTFYGTSRLDHHTAHHVHESPMVMIGPLVVLGTLSVIGGFPGVPPENGWFHHFLHPVAGVAGEEHGVAPALLFGLMGTATAIALLGWGLAHYFYSGHSTAADALAQKMPGLYTTLLNKYYVDELYDAVFVEPIKRLGQLWDWFDRTVIDGVVRAVDRGADLSSAAITWTEKYVIYGGLNVIGYANHLLARSWRRLQTGMVHHYAAIIVAGLFILVHVILLIWTGTGSSGHTAR